One part of the Treponema peruense genome encodes these proteins:
- the fabV gene encoding enoyl-ACP reductase FabV, with translation MIIKPMIRSNICINAHPIGCAKETLNQINYVRSQKAKRAIKSVSEGGKGPKTVLVLGCSTGYGLASRISAAFEYGADTIGVSFEKEPTVNKGGTPGWYNNMEFDKEAKAAGLKAVTLNADAFSDECRASVIEEVKKLNSKFDLIIYSLASPVRTDPDTKVLYRSVIKPVGKEYSGAALDMMTGKISFSSAAPAEGDDIPNTVKVMGGEDWERWIKQLSEAGVLAEGCRTVAYSYIGPELSHAIYRDGTIGTAKKDLEARARNIDASLKKIGGAAYVSVNKGLVTRSSAVIPIISLYLGVLFKIMKANGTHEGCIEQMERLFAERLYTGQDNAAGTVPVDSENRIRIDDWELDPKVQAEVDKIMPTVTEENVAQTTDLAGLKHDFLTINGFDVDGVDYNKEVTDMSKIEY, from the coding sequence ATGATTATTAAACCGATGATTCGCAGCAATATCTGCATTAACGCACACCCGATCGGATGCGCAAAAGAAACACTCAATCAGATTAACTATGTTCGCTCTCAGAAAGCAAAGCGCGCAATAAAGTCAGTTTCCGAAGGCGGAAAAGGCCCCAAAACTGTTCTCGTCCTCGGATGTTCAACAGGATACGGACTTGCCAGCCGCATAAGTGCAGCATTTGAATACGGTGCCGACACAATCGGTGTTTCATTCGAAAAAGAGCCTACAGTAAACAAGGGCGGAACCCCGGGCTGGTACAACAACATGGAATTCGACAAGGAAGCAAAGGCCGCCGGCCTCAAGGCGGTAACTCTTAACGCAGATGCTTTCAGTGACGAATGCCGCGCTTCTGTAATAGAAGAAGTAAAAAAGCTCAATTCAAAATTCGATCTTATTATATACAGCCTTGCAAGCCCTGTACGCACAGACCCCGACACAAAAGTACTCTACCGCTCGGTAATCAAACCTGTAGGAAAAGAGTACAGCGGTGCGGCACTTGATATGATGACAGGAAAAATTTCATTCAGCTCGGCTGCTCCTGCAGAAGGCGATGATATTCCCAATACAGTAAAAGTAATGGGCGGCGAAGACTGGGAGCGCTGGATCAAGCAGCTTTCAGAAGCGGGAGTTCTTGCAGAAGGATGCCGCACAGTAGCATATTCTTACATTGGACCGGAACTTTCACACGCAATTTACCGCGACGGAACAATCGGAACAGCAAAGAAAGACCTCGAAGCACGCGCACGCAACATTGACGCTTCTCTCAAAAAGATTGGCGGTGCAGCATACGTAAGCGTAAACAAGGGTCTTGTAACACGTTCATCTGCAGTTATTCCAATTATTTCACTTTACCTTGGCGTTCTGTTCAAGATTATGAAGGCAAACGGAACACACGAAGGCTGTATTGAACAGATGGAGCGTCTCTTTGCCGAGCGTCTTTATACCGGACAGGACAACGCAGCCGGAACAGTTCCTGTAGATTCAGAAAACCGCATTCGCATAGATGACTGGGAACTTGACCCCAAAGTTCAGGCCGAAGTCGACAAGATAATGCCGACAGTAACCGAAGAGAATGTTGCACAGACAACAGATCTTGCCGGCCTCAAGCACGACTTCCTAACAATCAACGGCTTCGATGTAGACGGCGTTGACTACAACAAAGAAGTCACCGATATGTCAAAAATAGAATACTAA